A stretch of DNA from Prochlorococcus marinus str. SB:
AACAATTACATTGAGAGATTTTGAAGGATAAAGAGTTCTGAATCTATTGGTTTTTATAATAATTTTTTTCTTTGAGAGTAATGATTCTGCTCCATGATCAATTCTCAGAAATATATTTTGAAATAACCTCTCCACTAAGATTAATAAAACATTAAAGGATTTCTTTAATCCTAAATTTCGAAAATTTATTGATCTAACCGACACTGATTTAACGATATTTTGAAGTTCTTCTTGCACTAGAGGAATAAAACGTAATGCAATTAACAACTGAAAAAGCCACTTACTAGTAGGCAATCCAATCTTTCTTAATGGATACATAAACCAACTTAATCCCCATACAATGTCTTCCTGCAATGTGGTTAAAAGCATCAAATTCACACTATGAATAACAGTAAATATCAAAGTTGAGGTTTTTATTCCTAGTTCAAAAGCTTTTCTTGATAAGTTGTAGGGACCAAAATTAATAAACCATATCTTCTGCGAAGAAATTTGCAAAATATTCCATTCTTTTTGGCTTTCCAGTACTACTTGCAACTCATTGGGATTTCTTAAGTAGCCATCAAGAGATTGAATATCAGACGAGGCAAGTATTGATATACATCCAATTAATAGTGATAAACATGAGAGAAAAAATAATGATCGCCACCATACTCTAGATGGCAATAAACTTAAAAAAGTAATTAATAGTAAAAAACCTACTAAACTCAATCTCCATATTGGACCTGCCCAAATTGGAGTGATTAAAAATATCATTACGATAATTATTTTTAATCTACTATCTATAATTCTGAGCCAACTTCTATTACCATGAACGTATTGACCAACAGAAAATTTGGTTAGCAAATTCATTAATCTTTTTGAATTAACTCAATATTTTCTCTTTCGACTTCTTTATTTAAAGCTCTTTGCTGTTTTCCTCTCCAAAGTAAAATGAGGGGTGTGCCTTCAAAGCCTAAATTTACTCTAATTTGTTTTTCAATATATCTTCTATAAGTTATTCCGAATAATTTAGGGTCATTTACAAAAAGAGTAAAAGTGGGAGGTTTGTTTTTTACTTGAGTACCGTAATAAA
This window harbors:
- a CDS encoding energy-coupling factor transporter transmembrane component T family protein; this translates as MNLLTKFSVGQYVHGNRSWLRIIDSRLKIIIVMIFLITPIWAGPIWRLSLVGFLLLITFLSLLPSRVWWRSLFFLSCLSLLIGCISILASSDIQSLDGYLRNPNELQVVLESQKEWNILQISSQKIWFINFGPYNLSRKAFELGIKTSTLIFTVIHSVNLMLLTTLQEDIVWGLSWFMYPLRKIGLPTSKWLFQLLIALRFIPLVQEELQNIVKSVSVRSINFRNLGLKKSFNVLLILVERLFQNIFLRIDHGAESLLSKKKIIIKTNRFRTLYPSKSLNVIVNTLSICFICIAIFLRKLYGAI